From the Ctenopharyngodon idella isolate HZGC_01 chromosome 3, HZGC01, whole genome shotgun sequence genome, one window contains:
- the LOC127508733 gene encoding NACHT, LRR and PYD domains-containing protein 12-like isoform X5 has product MNPPPEFSDGAVTSDPSRGSQRAASPQPSCVSMKSSRSRVHPPEFSDGPVTSDPSRGSQRAASPQPSCVSMKSSRSRVHPPEFSDGPVTSDPRDDQTGDQDSPQAVDDELQRVKDQLKTSMKNKYERLFEGLKLQENETLLNMIYTQLYIIEGESEGVNEQHEILQMEKTARTQHSQDTPIYCNDIFKASPEPGCEEKHQIKTVLTKGIAGIGKTVSVQKFILDWAEGKANQDVDFMFVLPFRELNLIRDHQYSLHRLLLDFHPELQDLDSKIYEDCKVVFIFDGLDESRITLMFSDDEKVSDVTETSSVGVLMSKLMTGELLPSALIWITSRPAAANQIPSKYINCLTEIQGFNELQKEEYFRKRISDEHQASRIISHIRRARSLHIMCHIPVFCWISSTVLQKLLKEGLSAEIPQTLTEMYIHFLLIQINMRNQKYEERDPEKLLQSNREVIVKLAEVAFNQLMKGNVMFYEEDLRESGIDVTDASVYSGICTEIFKEESVIHQRKVYSFIHLSFQEFLAAFYLFYSYVIKNKKPLDEFRLYKSDKDSLDDLLRSAVDKALKSKNGQLDLFLQFLLGVSLESNQRLLQDLLTHTENSLESIRRITENIQQKIKDGRGPSYSGLSTERSINLFLCLLEVKDQSLSREIQEFLKSDKHSKEKLSPSQCSTISYMIQMSEEPLDELNPMKYNTSYEGRRRLIPAVINCRKALFSGCNLSDQHCEIVSSALQSSNSVLRELDLSYNDLQDSGINFISDGLKSPNCQLQILSLACCNLTAQHCDSLSSALQSSNSVLRELDLSNNDLQDSGVNFISDGLKSPNCQLQILSLALCNLTAQCCDSLSSALQSSNSVLRELDLSNNDLQDSGVNFISDGLKSPNCQLQILRLSGCMVTEEGCDYVSSALSSNPSHLRELDLSYNHPAQSGVQLLNHKLEDPNYNLQILNVDHGGEVMMTAGLRKLAAGQ; this is encoded by the exons ATGAATCCTCCTCCTGAATTCAGTGATGGagcagtgacctctgaccccag CAGGGGGAGTCAGAGAGCAGCATCTCCTCAACCCAGTTGTGTGTCTATGAAGAGCAGTCGATCCAGAGTTCATCCTCCTGAATTCAGTGATGGaccagtgacctctgaccccag CAGGGGGAGTCAGAGAGCAGCATCTCCTCAACCCAGTTGTGTGTCTATGAAGAGCAGTCGATCCAGAGTTCATCCTCCTGAATTCAGTGATGGaccagtgacctctgaccccag AGATGATCAGACTGGAGACCAGGATTCTCCTCAAGCTGTAGATGATGAACTACAGAGAGTCAAAGACCAGCTCAAAACCAGCATGAAGAACAAGTATGAGAGATTATTTGAGGGTCTGAAACTCCAGGAGAatgaaaccctcctgaacatGATCTACACACAGCTCTACATCATAGAGGGAGAAagtgaaggagtgaatgaacaaCATGAGattttacagatggagaaaacaGCCAGAACACAACACTCACAAGACACTCCAATCTActgcaatgacatctttaaagCCTCACCTGAACCAGGATGTGAGGAGAAACACCAGATCAAGACTGTTCTTACTAAAGGCATCGCTGGAATCGGAAAAAccgtctctgtgcagaagttcattctGGACTGGGCCGAGGGAAAAGCCAATCAGGATGTAGATTTCATGTTTGTGCTTCCATTTCGAGAGCTGAACTTGATCCGAGATCATCAGTACAGTCTTCACAGACTTCTGCTGGACTTTCATCCTGAACTCCAAGATCTGGACTCAAAGATTTATGAGGACtgtaaagttgtgttcatctttgatggtctggatgaaagCAGAATCACATTGATGTTTTCAGATGATGAGAAAGTTTCTGATGTGACTGAGACTTCATCAGTGGGTGTGTTGATGTCAAAGCTCATGACAGGAGagctgcttccctctgctctcatctggatcacctccagaccagcagcagccaatcagatccccTCCAAATACATCAACTGTCTGACAGAGATTCAGGGATTCAATGAGCTTCAGAAGGAGGAAtatttcaggaagagaatcagtgacGAGCATCAAGCCAGCAGAATCATCTCACACATCAGAAGAGCAAGAAGCCTCCACATAATGTGCCACATACCcgtcttctgctggatctcatccACTGTGCTTCAGAAGCTCCTGAAAGAAGGTCTGAGTGCAGAAATCCCTCAAACTCTGACTGAAATGTACATCCACTTCCTGCTGATTCAGATCAACATGAGGAATCAGAAGTATGAAGAGAGAGATCCAGAGAAACTGCTGCAGTCCAACAGAGAAGTGATTGTGAAACTTGCTGAAGTGGCTTTCAATCAGCTGATGAAGGGCAATGTGATGTTCTATGAGGAGGACCTGAGAGAGAGCGGCATAGACGTCACTGACGCCTCAGTGTATTCTGGGATTTGCACTGAGATCTTTAAGGAGGAATCTGTGATTCATCAGAGGAAAGTCTACAGCTTCATTCATCTGAGCTTTCAGGAGTTTCTCGCTGCTTTCTATCTGTTTTATTCATATGTGATCAAGAACAAGAAACCACTGGATGAATTCAGATTGTACAAATCTGATAAAGACTCTCTGGATGATCTACTAAGATCAGCAGTAGATAAAGCTCTCAAGAGTAAGAATGGACAGCTGGATCTGTTCCTGCAGTTCCTGTTGGGCGTCTCACTGGAGTCCAATCAGAGACTCTTACAGGAtctactgacacacacagagaacagcttAGAGAGCATCAGGAGAATCACAGAGAACATTCAACAGAAGATCAAAGATGGACGTGGACCCTCATATAGTGGTCTCTCCACTGAAagatccatcaatctgttcctCTGTCTGCTGGAAGTCAAAGATCAGTCTCTGTCCAGAGAGATTCAGGAGTTTCTGAAATCAGACAAACACTCAAAGGAGAAACTCTCTCCGTCTCAGTGCTCAACAATCTCCTACATGATTCAGATGTCAGAGGAGCCGCTGGATGAGCTGAACCCCATGAAATACAACACATCATATGAGGGGAGAAGAAGACTGATACCAGCTGTGATCAACTGCAGAAAAGCTCT ATTTTCTGGCTGTAATCTCTCAGATCAGCATTGTGAAATTGTGTCTTCAGCTCTACAATCTTCAAACTctgtcctgagagagctggatctgagttACAATGACCTACAGGACTCTGGTATCAACTTCatttctgatggactgaagagtccaaactgtcagctgCAGATCCTGAG TCTTGCTTGCTGTAATCTCACTGCTCAGCATTGTGACAGTTTGTCATCAGCTCTACAATCCTCAAACTCTGTCttgagagagctggatctgagtaacaatgacctaCAGGACTCTGGTGTCAACTTCatttctgatggactgaagagtccaaactgtcagctgCAGATCCTGAG TCTTGCTCTCTGTAATCTCACTGCTCAGTGTTGTGACAGTTTGTCATCAGCTCTACAATCCTCAAACTctgtcctgagagagctggatctgagtaacaatgacctaCAGGACTCTGGTGTCAACTTCatttctgatggactgaagagtccaaactgtcagctgCAGATCCTGAG gttgtctggctgtatggtgacagaggaaggctgtgattatgtgtcttcagctctgagttcaaacccctcacacctgagagagctggatctgagctacaatcacccaGCACAATCAGGAGTGCAGCTGCTCAACCACAAACTGGAGGATCCAAACTATAACCTGCAGATACTCAA tgTGGATCATGGAGGAG